The sequence CGTCAACGCCCTCGAGGTGCTGCCGCTGGCGAAGTCGGGCAAGCTGAAGGTGCTCGCGGTGATGAGCAGCGAGCGCGCCGCGGTGCTGCCGGGCGTGCCGACGGTGGCCGAGTCGGGTTACCCCGGTTTCGAATCGAGCGTCTGGTATGGCTTCGTCGCGCCCGCAAAGCTTCCGCAGCCGGTGCTCGCCAAGCTGCACGAGGCGGTGCAAAAGGCACTCGAATCGCCCGAGGTGCGCGACCAGCTTGCCGCGGCGGGCGGCGTCACCCTGCCGGGACCGGCGGCGCAGTTCGACGGGCTGCTCAAGACCGATGCGGTGCGCTACGGCAAGCTGATCCGCGAAGCCAACATCAAGCCTGATTGACCACGCGAGCGAGGCAACGAATGACGACACTGATCCAGGGCCTCTGCTCGATGGCGACTCGCGGGTTGCTGGACGAACTCGCGGCGGCCTATGCGCAGCGCACGGGGGTGCCGGTTTCCTTCCTGGCCATCGGCGGTGTCGAGGCTGCCCGGCGTGTGTCGGCGGGCGAATCGTTCGACCTGGTGGTGCTGGCCTCGGACGCCATCGACAAGCTGGTGGCCGCGGGCCGGCTCGCCGCCGCCGGCAAGGTCGAGCTGGTGCGCTCGGGCGTGGCGGCGGCGGTGCGCGCGGGTGCGCCGCGTCCCGACATTTCCACGGAAGAGGCGCTGCGCAGCGCCGTGCGGGCGGCACCTCGCATTGCCTACTCGACCGGCCCGAGCGGCGTTGCGCTGATGGCATTGTTCGAGCGCTGGGGCATTGCCGCCGAGATCCGCAGCCGCCTGGTGCAGGCGCCGCCCGGTGTGCCGGTCGGCTCGCTGCTCGCGCGCGGCGATGCCGCGCTCGGCTTCCAACAACTGAGCGAGCTGATCGGCGTCGAAGGCATCGAGCTGATCGGCCCGCTGCCTCCGGAGGTTCAGATCACCACCGTCTTCTCGGCCGCCCCCGGCATGGGTGGCGCGAAGCCGGAGGCGGTGCGTGCGCTGCTCGATTTCATGCGCTCGGCGGACAGCACCGAGGCCAAGCGCCGCCACGGCATGGAGCCCGCCTGAGGCATCGCGCCGGGCGCAGGGCAGGGCGGGCTATCGGCAGGCGAAGCTGGCGGCCGATTCGAGGCTGCCGCCCATGTAGACCGCCGTCTGCGGGTACGGGCACAGCGGCCGCGTGCGGGCAGGCGACCAGTCGGCAGGCACTTCGGCATTGACCACGTTGGCGCCGGGCCCGCGTGCATTGGCAACGACGGCCGCAGGCGCCTTGCCCTGTTCCACCCACGCGACGAGCGGCGCGAGCATGTCGAACTGGTCGGTGGCCGGACCGCCGCCGCAATGGTTCATGCCGGGTACCGGAAAGAAGCGAGCAAAGCCGGATGCATCGCCGCCGTTGGCCGCGCGCAGCTGCTCGTACCAGCTCGTCGTGTCGTCCGACGAGAACACCGCATCGCTGGTGCCGTGGTACACGATGAGCTTGCTGCCGCGCTCGCGAAGCGCCGAGAGGTTGGCGGGGTTCGGCGGCGTCATGAATGACATCGCCGACTCCGCATAGAGGGCCGTGCTCGCGAAGATGCCCGGCGCATCGGTGTCCATGTTGAAGCCCAGTGCGAAGTCGATGCCCGGTGGGCGGCTCGTGCCCAGCGGCGGCGTGCTGAAGACGAAGCCCACGGCGGCCGTGTCCAGGTTCTGCGAATTGGCAAATTCCCATTGGCGCCAGTCAGCGCCCTTGATGCCGGCGTCGTACGGAAAGCCGCTGTAGAGCGCCGTGCCCGCGCTGTTGCGCGCGCCCGAGAAGATGTTGTCGAGCACGGTCTTCTGCGTGGCCGTGAGGCAGCTGCCGGTGCGCGTGGCGCCGCATGTGGGCACGGCGCTGGCCAGGTCGAAGGCCTGCTTGCAGCTCTGCACGTCGGCCACGATGCCGTCGGTCGCGCCGTCCAGGGCGTCGCAGCGCGCGAGCACCGCGTTGGCCACCGTGGTCATCTCGGCCGGCGTGAAGGCGGTCTGCAGGTCCGGCTTGCCGGCCGGCGTGTTGGCGGTGGTCACCTTGGCATATTGCTGCACGCCATAGAGCTGGGCCACCGCGGCCTTCGGCAGGTTGAATCCGGGGTTGCCGGCCAGGATGCCGTCGTACTGGTTCGCGAACCGCGCCGCGGCCACCATCGCGTGGCGGCCGCCGTTCGAGCAGCCGCCGAAGTAGGAGCGGTCGGGCGCGCGCCCATAGGCCTTCGCGATCAGGTTCTTGGCCATCGGCGTCAGTTGCGCCACGGCGTTGTAGCCGTAGTCCAGGCGCGCCTGCGGGTCGATGCCGAAGGTCGGGATCTGCGCGCCCGAGTGCCCCGCGTCGGAACTGATCACCGCGAAGCCCCGGTGCAGCGCCGTGCTCGTGGGTGCGCCGCCGCCGATGCCGCCCGTTGCGCGCACCACGTTGCCGTCGAGCCCGCCATTGGCCTGGTAGAAGAACCGGCCGTTCCAGCTGACCGGCAGGCGCATCTCGAAGCCGATGGCGTAGGTCTTGCCGTCCACGCTGCTGGTGCGCTGGTTCATCTGCCCCTGCACCAGGCAGTGCTCCGGCACTGGCGTGCTCACGCCGGCGACGACGAGCGTACCCGCGGCCACCGAAGTGACGCTGGTGTAGACGGTGTTGCCGAACGCCGCCTTGCTTGCGAGATCGCTGCACGACTGGAGCGTGCCGGGGCGCGCCTCCGCCAACCCGGAGCCACCGGGGGAGAGCGTGGTTGGAACGAAGCCAAAGCCACCTGCGCCCCCGCCGCCGCCGCCGCCACCGCAGGCGGCGAGCAGGGAGGCCGCGGCCAATGCGGCCCATGTCGGGCGGCATGAAGAGAACTTGATCCGGTTCATCCGTGTCTCCTTGCCGGGTCGGGCCCGGCGGTTATAAAGTTATCGTGGATAACCAATATAGTTTTATGTGATAACTAAAAAATAGGGCAAACCCTGAAGCCCTGCCGGTCAGGTTTCGGCCCTGCTTTGCCCGATTCGAGGTGATCGGGGCACAGATGTGTCAAAGTGCGAGCGGCCGTTACGGCATCCCTTGAAAGTGCAGCGTGTTTCGCCGACCTTCCATCACCTTTCGGACGATGGCCTTCGTGGCCATCGTCTGCCTCAGCCTGCTGGCGATCGATTGCTGGAACAGCTGGCAGTCGCGCACGGTGCAATTGCGGCAGATGAACGTGGCGGCGTCGAACCTCGCGCGCGCCATGGCGCAGCAGGCGGACGACACGCTCAAGGCGGCCGACTCCGCGTTGGTCGGCATCGTCGAGCGCGTCGAACACGACGGCACCGGCCCGGCGGCCGTGGAGCGGCTTCGCAAGGTGCTTGCGGCCCAAGTCGATGAATTTCCGCAGCTCGACGGCTTGCACATCTATGACCAGGACGGCAACTGGGTCGCCAATTCGCGCCGGACACCGCCGCAGAACCTGAACAATGCAGGCAGGGAATACTTCATCTTCCACCGTACGCACGAGGAGCGCGGACCGCACATCGGCATCCCGGTGAAGAGCCGGACCAGCGGCGAGCTGCTGGTGCCGGTATCGCGTCGCATCAATCGTGCGGACGGCAGCTTTGCGGGGGTGGCGCTCGCGACCATCGACATCGACTTCTTCATGAAGTTCTACGACAGCCTGGACATCGGCGAGGCGGGCGCCGTGGCGCTGGTGCTCGACAACGGAACCATGATGACCCGCCGGCCCTACAGCCCCGAGATGGTCGGACGGGACATGCGGGAGACCGGGCTCTATCGCGCATACCTCGACCAGGGTGCGGCCGGCTCCGCGTACATCAAGTCGTCGCAGGACGGCACCATGCGCTTCAACAGCTTCCGGCGGCTCGAGAACTATCCGCTGTTCGTGGCCGCCGCCCTGTCCAAGGACGAGATCCTGGCCGACTGGTGGCGCGAAACGCTCTGGCATTCGGCCGGTGTCATGCTGCTCGCGCTGGGGGTCGGTTTTGTCGGATGGCGGCTGGTCAAGCAGTTCGAGCTCCAGGTCCAGACCGAGGACGAGCTGCGGCAGGCGCGCGACGCGCTCGAGACGCTGAACAAGACGCTCAATACGCTTGCCATGGAAGACGGGCTGACCGGGCTCGCGAACCGCAGGCAGTTCGACGTGACGCTCGACAACGAGTTCGGCCGCGCGATGCGCGATGCGAGCACGCTCGCGCTGATCATGATGGATGTGGATTGCTTCAAGCAGTACAACGACATCTACGGCCACGCGGCCGGCGACGAGTGCCTGCAGACGATCGGCCGCACCATCGCCAAGGTTGCAGGCCGTCGTCCGGGGGACCTGGCGGCGCGCTACGGCGGGGAGGAGCTGGTGGTGCTGCTGCCGAACACCGACGTGGCGGGCGCCGTCATTCTGGCGGAACGCATTCGCAGTGCCGTTCGCGACCTGAAGATCGTTCATGCCGGCACCGAAGACGGCTTCGTGACGTTGAGCGCCGGCGTGGATGCGTTCAGGCCCGAGCCCGGAGCGGCGCAGCCGAAGGAATTGATCCGCGCCGCGGACCAGGCCTTGTATGCGGCGAAGGCGGGCGGCCGCAACCGCGTATGCGCATCGATGCGGCCCGTGCCCGCCTAGGCTGAGCAGCGCCGGCGAGCGCCAGGGCAGGGTGCGCGTTGGCACGCATCGTGCACAAAGACGGCCATGTTTTCACTTTCCCTGGATGCCTTCCGCGATCGCCTTCGCCAACTGGCCGGGAAGGCCCAGCCGCTGCGGGTGTTGCTCACGCTGGGCAGCCTGATGGCAATCGGCAGCCTGAGCGGGCACGCCGAAGCCGTCACGCCGCTTTTCTTGGGCACCATTGCGAGCGCATTGGCAGAGACCGACGACAGCGCGCGAGGGCGCTTGCGCGCGCAGCTCGTCACGCTGGCCTGCTTCGCAATGGCCGCCTTCGCGGTGCTGTCCTGGATCGACAAGCCGGTCTTCTTCATCCCGGGGCTCGCGCTGGCCGCGTTCTCGCTCACGATGCTCGGCGCCATCGAGCCGCGCTACAAGGCCATCGGCTATGCCACGCTCATTCTCGCGATCTATGCCACGCTGGGCGCCGACGGCAACGCGGCCGCAAGCGAAGCCGGAAGACTGCGTGAGGTCCTGCTCCTGCTGGCGGGCGCCGCCTGGTATGGCGTGTTCTCGGTGGCCTGGTGCGCGTTCTTTCCAGCCCAGCCGGTACAGGTGCGGCTGGTGAAGCTGTTCTGCGTGCTCGGCGACTACGTGTGCTTCAAGGCATCGCTGTTCGAGCCGCTGCGCGGCATCGACGTGGAGCGCAAGCGGCTTTCGCTTGCGCAGCTCAACGCCGACGTGGTGGGCGAACTCAACGCGGCCAAGGAGGGCATCTTCCGGCGCATCGGCGCGCGCGCACCCAAGGGCCGTATCGCGCGCTACCGCGGCCTGTACCTGATCGCGCAGGACGTGCACGAGCGCGCGACCTCGTCGCATGAGGACTACAACGCACTGGCCGATGCGTTCTTCCACAGCGACCTGCTCTACCGCTGCCAGCGCGTGCTGAGCTTGCAGGGAGACGCCTGCCGCCGGCTTGCGCATTCGATCGAGCGGCGCGAACCTTTCGTCGCCGGCCCAGCGACGGGTCGCGCGCTGGCGGAGCTGCAAAGTGCCATCGACCATGAGCGCACGCAGGTGCGCGAACCGCGCCGGCTCGCACTGCTCGCGTCCGTCGAGGCGCTGGCGTGGAACCTGGCGCGCCTCGACGGGCAACTCGCCGGCGCCACCGAGCCGTCGGCCCGGGCGGGGCGCGCCGACATGGGGCTGTTCGACCGCTCGCCGCGTTCCTGGCGCGAGCGGGTGGAGCGCGTGCGGCGCCAGTTCACGCCGCGGTCGGCGCTGTTTCGCCATGCGCTGCGCCTGGCCGTCGCACTCATGGCGGGCTACGGCGTGATGCTGCTGATCCGCCCGGTGCGGGGCTACTGGATCCTGCTGACCACGTTGTTCGTCTGCCAGCAGGCCTGGGGCGATACCGTGTCGCGCATGAGCCAGCGCATCGCGGGCACGGCGGTCGGCGTGGTGGCCGGGTGGGCCTTGCTGGCGCTCTTTCCCCAGCCCTGGTTGCAGTCGCTGGTGGCCGTGGCCGCGGGTGTCTTCTTCTTCGCCACGCGTGCCACGCGCTACCTGCTCGCCACGGCCGCGGTCACGGTACTGGTGCTGATGTGCTCCAACCAGGTGGGCGATGGCGACGTGCTGATCGTGCCTCGGCTGGTCGACACCGCCATCGGCAGCGTGATTGCAGCGCTCGCGATGGTCCTGGTCCCGCCCCATTGGCAGTCGCGGCGCTTCGGCGATCTGGCTGCGACGGCGCTGCGCAACCACGCGCATTACCTGCGGCAGATCGTGGGCCAATACCGCTCGGGCGCGCGCGACGACCTGGCCTACCGGCTCGCGAGGCGCAATGCCCACAACGCCGACGCCACGCTGTCCACCGCCGTGTTCGAGATGTATCGGGAACCGGGCCTCGTGCGGCCGCGCGCGGGCGTCGCGTTGCGGTTCCTGATCCAGTCGCACGCGCTTCTGAGCTACTTGTCCGCGCTTGGCGCGCATCGCGTAGCGCTGAACGCACCGCAACAGTTCGCCGCCCTGCATGCCGAGGCTGAGGCGCGGCAACCGCGCTGGATGCGTTGGCCGCGTACATGGAAGGCGCGTCGCCGGATGGCGGCGAAGCAACCCGGAAGTCGATCGATCCCGCGGCAATGGTGGAGGTCGATGGCGACCAGGCCGCCAATCACGTGGCCCGGCTTTTTCGTGCCGAGCTCGCCATGGTCCGGGTGCAGATCGAATCGCTGCGCGACCATGCCGGGCGATGGATGCAGCCGCATGCCGACGGCGCAGGCCTTGCACGCTGAAGCGGTGTCTACCTACAACAGGCCTTGCGTGAAAGAGCGAGCTTCGTTCTGGCATGAACAAGCTCAAGCATCTGCTGCGCCTGTGCAAGGAGGCCGCCATGGCCTGGGTGGACGATTTCGCGCCGAGCATGGGAGCGGCGATCTCGTACTACACGATGTTCTC is a genomic window of Variovorax sp. V213 containing:
- a CDS encoding substrate-binding domain-containing protein, translating into MTTLIQGLCSMATRGLLDELAAAYAQRTGVPVSFLAIGGVEAARRVSAGESFDLVVLASDAIDKLVAAGRLAAAGKVELVRSGVAAAVRAGAPRPDISTEEALRSAVRAAPRIAYSTGPSGVALMALFERWGIAAEIRSRLVQAPPGVPVGSLLARGDAALGFQQLSELIGVEGIELIGPLPPEVQITTVFSAAPGMGGAKPEAVRALLDFMRSADSTEAKRRHGMEPA
- a CDS encoding tannase/feruloyl esterase family alpha/beta hydrolase, with translation MNRIKFSSCRPTWAALAAASLLAACGGGGGGGGAGGFGFVPTTLSPGGSGLAEARPGTLQSCSDLASKAAFGNTVYTSVTSVAAGTLVVAGVSTPVPEHCLVQGQMNQRTSSVDGKTYAIGFEMRLPVSWNGRFFYQANGGLDGNVVRATGGIGGGAPTSTALHRGFAVISSDAGHSGAQIPTFGIDPQARLDYGYNAVAQLTPMAKNLIAKAYGRAPDRSYFGGCSNGGRHAMVAAARFANQYDGILAGNPGFNLPKAAVAQLYGVQQYAKVTTANTPAGKPDLQTAFTPAEMTTVANAVLARCDALDGATDGIVADVQSCKQAFDLASAVPTCGATRTGSCLTATQKTVLDNIFSGARNSAGTALYSGFPYDAGIKGADWRQWEFANSQNLDTAAVGFVFSTPPLGTSRPPGIDFALGFNMDTDAPGIFASTALYAESAMSFMTPPNPANLSALRERGSKLIVYHGTSDAVFSSDDTTSWYEQLRAANGGDASGFARFFPVPGMNHCGGGPATDQFDMLAPLVAWVEQGKAPAAVVANARGPGANVVNAEVPADWSPARTRPLCPYPQTAVYMGGSLESAASFACR
- a CDS encoding diguanylate cyclase, producing the protein MFRRPSITFRTMAFVAIVCLSLLAIDCWNSWQSRTVQLRQMNVAASNLARAMAQQADDTLKAADSALVGIVERVEHDGTGPAAVERLRKVLAAQVDEFPQLDGLHIYDQDGNWVANSRRTPPQNLNNAGREYFIFHRTHEERGPHIGIPVKSRTSGELLVPVSRRINRADGSFAGVALATIDIDFFMKFYDSLDIGEAGAVALVLDNGTMMTRRPYSPEMVGRDMRETGLYRAYLDQGAAGSAYIKSSQDGTMRFNSFRRLENYPLFVAAALSKDEILADWWRETLWHSAGVMLLALGVGFVGWRLVKQFELQVQTEDELRQARDALETLNKTLNTLAMEDGLTGLANRRQFDVTLDNEFGRAMRDASTLALIMMDVDCFKQYNDIYGHAAGDECLQTIGRTIAKVAGRRPGDLAARYGGEELVVLLPNTDVAGAVILAERIRSAVRDLKIVHAGTEDGFVTLSAGVDAFRPEPGAAQPKELIRAADQALYAAKAGGRNRVCASMRPVPA